The proteins below come from a single Isoptericola dokdonensis DS-3 genomic window:
- a CDS encoding FBP domain-containing protein, whose product MNPLTEKQIRASFVNASQREAKQATLPDLADVDWDRLDYLGWIDRKAPLAAYVVAEVDGEVVGILLRAADAKSGRGRKGMCAWCEDVVDDADVSLYVARRAGASGKAGNSVGTLVCTDFGCSRNVRRRPLAFEVGSDPERRAAFVQGRIDGLRERSSRFLAEVSSTR is encoded by the coding sequence GTGAACCCTCTGACCGAGAAGCAGATCCGCGCGTCCTTCGTCAACGCCTCCCAGCGCGAGGCGAAGCAGGCGACCCTGCCCGACCTCGCGGACGTCGACTGGGACCGCCTCGACTACCTGGGCTGGATCGACCGCAAGGCGCCGCTGGCCGCGTACGTCGTGGCCGAGGTCGACGGCGAGGTCGTCGGCATCCTGCTGCGCGCCGCCGACGCGAAGTCCGGCCGCGGCCGCAAGGGCATGTGCGCCTGGTGCGAGGACGTCGTCGACGACGCCGACGTGTCGCTGTACGTCGCCCGCCGCGCCGGGGCGTCGGGCAAGGCCGGCAACTCCGTCGGCACTCTCGTCTGCACCGACTTCGGGTGCTCGCGCAACGTGCGGCGTCGCCCCCTGGCGTTCGAGGTCGGCAGCGACCCGGAGCGTCGGGCGGCGTTCGTCCAGGGACGCATCGACGGCCTGCGCGAGCGGTCGTCGCGGTTCCTGGCCGAGGTGTCGAGCACCCGCTGA
- a CDS encoding GlsB/YeaQ/YmgE family stress response membrane protein: protein MTVSGIITAIIIGAVIGALGRLVLRGRQNISIIATILVGIVAALIGTWLASLIGVRDTGGIDWIELALQIGLAAVGVSLVAGSSRRR, encoded by the coding sequence ATGACCGTCAGCGGCATCATCACCGCGATCATCATCGGCGCCGTCATCGGGGCGCTCGGCAGGCTCGTGCTGCGCGGTCGGCAGAACATCTCGATCATCGCCACGATCCTCGTCGGGATCGTCGCCGCCCTGATCGGCACGTGGCTCGCGAGCCTCATCGGGGTGCGGGACACCGGCGGGATCGACTGGATCGAGCTCGCCCTGCAGATCGGCCTCGCCGCCGTCGGGGTGTCCCTCGTGGCGGGCTCCTCGCGGCGGCGGTAG